The Acidobacteriota bacterium genome contains a region encoding:
- a CDS encoding ribbon-helix-helix protein, CopG family, which produces MALKTTVYLDEADYRRLKAIARADGRAPAELVREAVAEYARRHGKRRLPKSLGAGRGRRDDLGTRAEESLAGFGRS; this is translated from the coding sequence ATGGCCCTCAAGACGACCGTCTACCTCGACGAGGCTGACTACCGGCGCCTGAAGGCGATCGCACGGGCGGACGGGCGGGCGCCCGCCGAGCTCGTCCGGGAGGCAGTTGCCGAATACGCGCGCCGGCACGGAAAGCGCCGCCTGCCGAAGAGCCTCGGCGCCGGCCGCGGGCGCCGGGACGATCTCGGGACGCGCGCCGAGGAGTCCCTCGCGGGCTTCGGCCGCTCCTGA
- the murJ gene encoding murein biosynthesis integral membrane protein MurJ, producing MSDTRKLVRSTWGITAWTVVSRLAGVVRDATIARFLGASALSDAFYTALRIPNTIRAVVGEGGLPAAFVPMAKKVERERPGEEGVYAGRMLVLLFCVLVGIVTLGVLFAGPLVGLFAGGFKATPGKFELTVLLTRWMFPYVLLVSVAALLEAFLNSKGFFQLSAATPIAWNLAIVAAAWGLAPAGVPAVAALTGGVLVGGVLQVALQGPAVRRLGLRFSGSPFGDPEVKRTALMIAPRLYGYGVGQLSLVISTRTLAALGDAFVTYNYCAFRLVDFVLGGFVVSLTRTVLPALSDQAFEKDRSAYKATVAFALRLIGFVTIPSMVGLMLLAAPIVDLIFRRGRFAEGDVAKTALAVVFFAVGLYAAAGVKIVTQAFYALHDTKTPVIVATFDLAVFWVLCVWLAKPMQHAGVALATSAGFWINFLVLLALLWRRMGSLGGRTVVFSLLRLFLASLAMGGVVWFLAHRVFPYDAGWVFLARVGWVAGAAATGAAAFLAFAALLRAPELGEALGALRRKKLPV from the coding sequence TTGAGCGACACGCGGAAACTCGTCCGGTCGACCTGGGGCATCACCGCGTGGACGGTGGTCTCCAGGCTGGCGGGCGTCGTACGGGACGCGACGATCGCCCGGTTCCTCGGCGCCTCGGCCCTGTCGGACGCGTTCTACACGGCGCTCCGGATCCCGAACACGATCCGGGCGGTCGTGGGGGAGGGGGGCCTCCCCGCCGCGTTCGTCCCGATGGCGAAGAAGGTCGAGCGCGAGCGCCCCGGCGAGGAGGGCGTCTACGCGGGCCGGATGCTCGTCCTGCTCTTCTGCGTGCTCGTCGGGATCGTGACGCTCGGCGTCCTCTTCGCCGGGCCGCTCGTCGGCCTCTTCGCGGGCGGCTTCAAGGCGACGCCGGGAAAGTTCGAGCTGACGGTTCTCCTGACGCGCTGGATGTTCCCGTACGTCCTCCTCGTCTCCGTCGCCGCCCTGCTCGAGGCCTTCCTGAACTCCAAGGGCTTTTTCCAGCTTTCGGCGGCGACGCCCATCGCGTGGAACCTCGCGATCGTCGCGGCGGCGTGGGGCCTCGCGCCCGCGGGCGTGCCGGCCGTCGCCGCGCTGACGGGCGGCGTCCTCGTGGGCGGCGTCCTGCAGGTCGCGCTGCAGGGACCGGCCGTCCGGCGCCTCGGCCTGAGGTTCTCGGGCTCGCCGTTCGGCGACCCGGAGGTCAAGCGCACGGCGCTCATGATCGCGCCACGCCTCTACGGCTACGGCGTCGGGCAGCTGTCGCTCGTCATCTCCACCCGGACCCTCGCCGCGCTCGGCGACGCGTTCGTCACGTACAACTACTGCGCGTTCCGCCTCGTGGACTTCGTTCTTGGCGGCTTCGTCGTCTCGCTCACGCGGACGGTCCTGCCGGCCCTCTCGGACCAGGCGTTCGAGAAGGACCGCTCGGCGTACAAAGCGACCGTCGCGTTCGCGCTGCGGCTCATCGGGTTCGTGACGATCCCGTCGATGGTGGGTCTCATGCTTCTCGCCGCGCCCATCGTGGACCTCATCTTCCGGCGCGGCCGGTTCGCGGAAGGCGACGTCGCGAAGACGGCGCTCGCGGTCGTGTTCTTCGCGGTCGGCCTCTACGCCGCGGCGGGCGTGAAGATCGTGACGCAGGCGTTCTACGCGCTCCACGACACGAAGACGCCGGTGATCGTCGCGACGTTCGACCTCGCGGTCTTCTGGGTGCTCTGCGTGTGGCTCGCGAAGCCCATGCAGCACGCCGGGGTCGCGCTCGCGACGTCCGCCGGGTTCTGGATCAACTTCCTCGTTCTCCTTGCCCTGCTGTGGCGGCGGATGGGCTCGCTCGGCGGCCGCACCGTCGTCTTCTCGCTTCTCCGCCTCTTCCTCGCAAGCCTCGCGATGGGCGGCGTCGTCTGGTTCCTCGCGCACCGCGTCTTTCCGTACGACGCGGGCTGGGTCTTCCTCGCGCGCGTCGGCTGGGTCGCGGGCGCGGCGGCCACCGGCGCGGCGGCGTTCCTCGCCTTCGCCGCGCTGCTCAGGGCGCCGGAGCTGGGCGAGGCGCTCGGGGCTCTGCGGCGGAAGAAGCTGCCCGTTTGA